A single genomic interval of Salmo trutta chromosome 13, fSalTru1.1, whole genome shotgun sequence harbors:
- the LOC115206782 gene encoding uncharacterized protein LOC115206782, producing the protein MSDCPATSLSVSKVWDITTSVWSGGSLTRVSLVGTISEGDFSLLLLSVTVQCSGTYMCRLGPAPGYPHIHQSHTQVTVVERSGQHRSFPGDFHKPDVTHPDWLLPLCCGLFSLCLVGGVTVGIWVCRRRSPRQQNDQCHIQVNVIRGEDTQEVNGNKDTNCYVTLQRFRAPPPPTPSRGEGIYVTMHGTPAGPSGVHSKPQTHPSRKTLPEEWLHQEIPTKPQHFP; encoded by the exons ATGTCCGACTGCCCTGCAACCTCACTCAGTGTTTCAAAAGTCTGGGACATCACAACATCAGTGTGGAGTGGGGGTTCACTGACAAG AGTGTCTTTGGTTGGGACCATCTCTGAAGGTGACTTCTCGCTCCTGCTGCTGTCAGTGACAGTCCAATGTAGTGGCACCTACATGTGTCGCCTGGGTCCTGCACCCGGCTATCCACACATCCATCAGAGTCACacacaggtcacagtggtggaaaGATCAG GGCAGCACAGGAGTTTCCCAGGAGATTTCCATAAACCTGATGTAACCCATCCTGATTGGCTGTTGCCTCTCTGCTGCGGGCTTTTTTCACTGTGCCTGGTGGGCGGAGTCACAGTGGGAATATGGGTGTGTCGGAGGAGGTCACCACGGCAACAAAATGACCAGTG TCACATCCAGGTGAACGTAATACGTGgagaagacacacaggaagtCAATGGAAACAAG GACACAAACTGCTATGTCACGCTCCAGAGGTTCAGGGCCCCGCCTCCTCCCACACCCTCTAGAGGAGAGGGCATCTATGTTACCATG CACGGCACTCCCGCTGGGCCTTCAGGTGTCCATTCCAAGCCTCAGACTCACCCCAGCAGAAAGACTCTCCCAGAGGAGTGGCTGCATCAGGAAATACCCACAAAGCCCCAACACTTCCCTTGA